In the genome of Salana multivorans, the window GATCATCGGGATCGTCATGACGGCCGGGGACTCGTGCGGGTGGCGGACGGGGCGCCGGTCGTCGGGACCGAGCAGGTCGGCGTTGTCGACCCAGCGCGCCTTGCCGGTGAAGGTCATGAAGAACATCCGCGACATGTAGAACGCCGTGATGCCCGCGCCGACCAGCGTCACGGTGCCGAGCACCCAGGGCTGCCAGCCCGAGCCGACGAACGCCGCCTCGATGATCTTGTCCTTGGAGTAGAACCCGGCGAACGGCGGGACGCCCATGATCGCGAGCCAGCCGGCGCCGAACGTCAGCCAGGTGACGACCATGAACTTGCGCAGGGCGCCGTAGCGGCGCATGTCGACGTCGTCGCCCATCCCGTGCATGACGGAGCCGGCCCCGAGGAACAGACCGGCCTTGAAGAAGCCGTGCGTCACGAGGTGGAAGATCGCGAACGCGTACCCGATCGGGCCGAGCCCGGCCGCGAGCACCATGTAGCCGATCTGGGACATCGTCGAGCCGGCGAGCGACTTCTTGATGTCGTCCTTGGCGCAGGCGACGCCGGCCCCGAACAGGAGTGTCACGGCACCGATGACGACCACGACGAGCTGCGCGGTCGGCGCCGCGTCGAAGATCGAGGCCGACCGGACGATGAGGTAGACGCCGGCCGTCACCATCGTGGCGGCGTGGATGAGCGCGGAGACCGGCGTCGGGCCGGCCATCGCGTCACCGAGCCACGCCTGCAGCGGGACCTGGGCCGACTTGCCGCACGCGCCGAGCAGGAGCATGAGGCCCGTGGCGATCAGCATCGGGGAGTTGACGGTCGAGAGGGCGGCGACACCGGCGTCGACGTCGGCGAAGCTCACGCTGCCGAACGTGGCGAACAGGAGCCCCATCGCGACGATGAGCCCCATGTCACCGACGCGGTTCATGACGAACGCCTTCTTCGCCGCGACCGCGTTCGGGGTGTGGAAGTTCCAGAACCCGATGAGCAGGTAGGACGCGAGACCGACGCCCTCCCAGCCGACGAACAGCAGCGCGTAGGAGTCCGCCATCACCAGGACGAGCATCGCGGCGACGAACAGGTTGAGGTACGCGAAGAACCGGCGGCGGGCCCGGTCGTGCGCCATGTAGCCGATCGAGTAGACGTGGATCAGCGTGCCGACGAACGTGATGAGCATGACGAAGGTCAGCGACAGCGGGTCGATCCGCAGCCCGGCCTCCACCGACAGGTCGCCGGCCGGCAGCCAGTCGTAGAGGGGGACGTCGATCACGCGCTCGGCGACGGGGCGACCCATCACCTCGAGCAGCACGAGGAGCCCGACGACGAACGACGCGGCGGACGCGACCGTCGCGAGCAGGTGGCCCCACGCGTTCGATCGCCGGCCGAGCAGCAGGAGCAGCCCGGAGCTGGCGAGCGGGACGGCGATGGCGAGCCAGGAGTACTCGATCATCCTCAGCCCTTCAGGAGACTCGGCTCGTCGACGGAGACGGTCCGTCGGGCGCGGTAGATGGACACGATGATCGCGAGCCCGACGACGACCTCGGCCGCCGCGACGACCATGACGTAGAACGCCATGACCTGACCGGTGAGCTGGCCGTGCACGCGGGAGAACGTGACGAGGGCGAGGTTGCACGAGTTGAGCATGAGCTCGACACCCATGAACGCGAGGATCGCGTTGCGGCGGGTGAGCACGGTCACCGCCCCGATGGTGAACAGGATGCTCGAGAGCACCAGGTAGTGCATGAGGGTCACGACCGGTCCCCCTTCTCCTCGAGGTCGGACCGGCCGTCGTCGGTCGGTTCCGACTCGTGATCGGACTCGGGCTCCGGCAGGTCGCCGCGCTCCTCGGCGAGCATGTCCTCGACCGTCTCCGTCACGACCGCGCGCTCGACGTCGGCCTCGGCCGCGAGCGCGGCCGCCGACTGCTCGGGCGTTGGCGCGGGCGGCCGGGACAGGTAGCGGCCCTCGGCGATCTGGGCGACGTGACCGTCGAAGCTCGCCGGGTCCAGCTCCTGGCCCCGGATGCGCAGGACGCGCGGGACCGAGATGTCGATCGGGCGGCCGTACGGGTCGAGGGCCGGGACGTCGGCGGCGTTGTGCTCGGCGTAGACACCGGGCGCCGGCATCGGGGTGAGTACCTGCGAGCCCTCGCCGCGCGCGTAGGCGCGCTGGCGCAGCCGCACGGTCGCCTTCTGGTTGCGGGCCTGCTGGAGCGCCTCGCGGTGGGTCAGCGTGATCGCCGAGAGCGCCGCGACGATGAGCAGCACCCCGACGAGCTCGAGCGTGAACACGGTCGCGCCGAAGATCACGTGGGCGACGCCGGCCGGGTTCGTGTTGGCGTTGGCGACCTCGAGCCCGACGGCGTCCGGCAGCGTCGCCGTGACGATCACGCCGGCCAGGACGGCGACGAGGCCGGCCCCGAGGACGTACGCGACCCAGCGCTGCGCCTTGAGCGTGTCGACCGCGGCGTCGGCGGCATCGACCCCGACGAGCATGAGCACGAAGACGAACAGGATCATGATCGCGCCGGTGTAGACGACCACCTGAGCGACGCCGAGGAACGGCGCCTCGAGCATCGTGTAGAGGAACGCCATGCCGATCATGACGAAGATGAGCCCGACGGCGGCGTGCACCGGCTTGCGCGCGAACAGCAGCGCGAGCGCGGCGATCACCATGAGGGGCGCGATGATCCAGAAGATCGCGACCTCCCCGCCGGTTCCGACGACGGAGTCCATCAGTCCCTCCCCTTGGCGGACGAGGCGCCCGCGGATCCAGCCGGTGCCGCGCCGGCCGCCTTGACGGCCGCCGGGAGGCTCGGGTCCTCGGGACGCTCCCGCTCCACCCAGGCCACCTGGGACGGGGTCGGCGCGGTGACGTCGCCCGCGTAGTAGTCGCGGTCCGTCGTGCCCTCCACCATCGGGTGCGGCGCGGCGAGCATCCCCTCCCTGAGCGGGGCGAGCAGCTCGTCCTTGGTGAAGATGAGGCCCTCGCGGGTCGGGCCGGCGAGCTCGTACTCGTTCGTCATCGTGAGCGCGCGCGTCGGGCACGCCTCGATGCACAGGGCGCAGAAGATGCACCGCAGGTAGTTGATCTCGTAGACGCGGCCGTAGCGCTCGCCGGGCGAGAACTGCTCGTCTGGCGTGTTCTCGCCGGCCTCGACGAAGATCGCGTCCGCCGGGCAGGCCCACGCGCACAGCTCGCAGCCGATGCACTTCTCCAGCCCGTCCGCGTAGCGGTTGAGCTGGTGGCGGCCGTGGTAGCGCGGCTGCGTCGGGTGCTTCACGAACGGGTACTGCTCCGTGACCATCGGCCGGAACATGTTCGAGAACGTGACGCCGAAGCCGGCGACGGGGGCGAACAGCTCCGCGATCGCGCTGCCGCGCCTGGCGACGGCGGCGTCCGTGATCGGCGTGCTGGACCCCGTCGAGCCGGCCCTCTGCTCTGGCTCAGCCATGGCTGGACTCCTCGTTTCCGGACGGTGCGGACGATGGGGTGGCACCGGCGTCGGCGGCCGGGCCGGTGCCCGCCGTCGCGGTGCCCGGGACGAGCCCGACGGACACGGTGCGACGCCGGGGGGCCGGCGGGAGGACCTGGCCGGGCAGCGGCGGGACGGGGTAGCCGTCCGCCAGCGGGTCGTACTCCCGCGGGACGGTCGCGGCGACCACCGGTTCGGGTTCCTTCCTGGTCGGCCAGACCAGGAGCAGGACGAGGGCGACCCCGAGCGGGATCGCGATCCACCACAGGAGCGTGGAGAGCTGGACCTCAGCGAACTGGCGCGTCGCCTGCACGGCCACGACGGCGACGAGCCACACGAGCGCCGTCGGGATGAGGACCTTCCAGCCGATGTTCATGAACTGGTCGTACCGGAAGCGCAGCAGCGTCCCGCGGACCCAGAAGAAGAAGAACATGACGAGCCACATCTTGAGGAAGAACCACAGGAAGGGCCACCAGCCCTCGTTGAACATGCCGCCCGCGATGGCCGAGATCGGCCACGGGGCGCGCCAGCCGCCGAGGAAGAGCGTCGTCGCGATCGCCGAGACGTTGAACATGTTGATGTACTCGGCGAGGAAGAACCAGGCGAACTTCATCGAGGAGTACTCGGTCATGTGACCGGCGACCAGCTCCCCCTCGGCCTCGGGCAGGTCGAACGGGAGGCGGTTGACCTCACCGACCATCGAGACGATGTAGACGAGGAACGCCGGTAGGAGGGCCAGCGCCCACCAGAAGTTCGTCTGCGCCTCGACGATCGCCGAGGTCGACATCGACCCGGAGACCACGAACACGCTCACGAGCGAGAGGCCCATGGCCAGCTCGTAGGAGATCACCTGCGCGGTGCCGCGGACGGAGCCGAGCAGCGGGTACGTGGAGCCGGAGGCCCAGCCGCCGAGCATGATCCCGTACACGCCGAACGAGGCGACGGCCAGGATGTAGAGCACCGCGACCGGCATGTCGGTGAGCTGCAGCGGCGTGAGGACGCCGAACATGCTGACCTCGGGGCCCATCGGGATGACCGCGAAGATGAGCAGCGAGGCGAACACCGTGATGAGCGGCGCGAGGATGTAGACGAACTTGTCGGCCGCCTTGACGATCATGTCCTCCTTGAGGAGGAGCTTGATCGCGTCGGCGAGCGACTGGAACAGGCCGAGCGGACCGTGGGTGTTCGGGCCGGGCCGCACCTGCATCCGGCCGAGCACGCGCCGCTCGGCCCAGATGGCGAGCAGCACGTTGAGCAGCAGGAAGACGAGGATCCCGACGGCCTTGATGACCCAGATCCACCAGGTGTCGTTGCTGAAGTCGGCGACGACGCCATGGTTGACGGCGTTCACTTGGCCACCTCCACGATCTCTCCGGCGCGGACGCCGAGATGGGCGGTCGAGGGGAAGTCCCTCGGGTCGGCCGGCACCCACACGACACCGTCGACCACGCCGGCGACGACGAGCGGGTACTCCGCCTCGCCGCGCGGGCCGCGCAGCCGCACCGTCGGGGAGTCGGCGACGCCGAGCGCGTCCGCCGTCGCCCGCGACATCATCGCGACCGGGCGGCGCGCCGTCCCGGCCAGGTGCGGCTCGAAGTCCTGGCCGCGACCGGCGTCGAGCAGGAGCCGCCACGTGGCGAGCACCGCCTGACCCTCGCCGGGCGCCGGCACCGGGCCGGGCTGGGCCGCGCCGAGCGCGACGCGCTCGCCGCGCCAGAGCTGCGGCTCGGTGGCGGTGAGCGTCACGCCGAGCTCGTCGCAGAGCATCCGGATGACCTCGGCGTCGCTGCGGGCCGGCGTCTCGAACACCTCGTCGAACCGGCGCGGCCGGCCCTCCCAGGTGAGGAACGTGCCGGCCTTCTCGACGGGCGGCGCCACGGGGAGCACGACGTCGGCCAGCTCGGTGACCTCCGACGCGCGGACCTCGAGCGAGACGACGATCCCGCCGGCGGCGCGGACCGCCTCGAGCGCGGCGCGGGCCGCGTCCGGGTCGGGCAGGTCGGACAGCTCGACACCGCCGATCACGACGCCGGCGAGCTCGCCGGAGGCGAGGGCGGCGAGGATCCCGACGAGGTCGCGCCCCGGCGTCTCGGGCACCGGGGCGCCCCAGGCTGCGGCGATCTCGGCGCGCGCGGCCTGGTCGGCCACGGGGCGGCCGCCGGGCAGGAGCTGCGGCAGCAGGCCGGCCTCGACGGCGGCGCGGTCGCCGGCGCGGCGCGGGACCCACGCGAGGCGGGCGCCCGTGCGCGTCGCCAGCTCGGCCGCCGCGGCGAGACCGCCGCGGACGGCGGCGAGCCGCTCGCCGACGAGGACGACGCCGAGGCGTCCCTCCCCGCCGAGCTCCGTCACCGAGGCCAGCACCTCGGGCTCGGTGCCGGGCGCCGCGGGCAGGAGCGTCGCGTGCATCTTGGTCGAGCCGCGGGACAGGAACGGGGCGACCGTCCGGACGCGGGTGCCGCCGGCGAGGACAGCCTTGCGCAGCCGCAGGAAGATCGTCGCCGCCTCGTCCTCCGGCTCGAGGCCGACGAGCAGGACGTCGGCGTTCTCCAGGTCCCCGTACGTGACGCCGATCCCGGACGCGGCGACGCGCGCGGCCAGGAAGTCGGCCTCCTCGGAGCTGCCGTAGGCGCGGGAGCGGAAGTCGACGTCGTTCGTGCCGAGGACGCCGCGGGTGAAGGAGCTCCAGGCGAGCGCGTCCTCGTAGGTGAGGCGGCCGCCCGGCAGGGCTGCGAGACGACCGCGGCGCTGCGCGAGCAGCGTCGCGGCGACGTCGAGCGCGTCGCCCCAGCTCGTCTCGACGAGGTCGCCCGTCCCGTCCGGGTTCTCCCGGACGAGCGGCGCGAGCAGCCGGTCGGGCGCCGCCTGCCAGCGGAAGGCGAACCGGTCCTTGTCGCTGACCCACTCCTCGTTGACGGCCATGTCCTCGCCGGCGAGTCGACGCAGGACGACGCCGCGGCGGTGGTCGACGCGGATCGCGGCGCCACAGGCGTCGTGCTCGGCGATCGACGGGGCGGAGACGAGGTCGAACGGGCGGGCGCGGAAGCGGTAGCTCGCCGAGGTGAGCGCGCCGACCGGGCAGATCTGGATCGTGTTGCCCGAGAAGTAGGAGGCGAACGGCTGACCGGACTCGTCGAGCTCGGCCGGTCCCACGGGCGAGCTACCCGTGAAGCCGAGCACCTCGGCGTCGAACACGCCGATCTGCTGGCGCGCGCCCCGCATCTGCAGGTCGATGAACGGGTCGCCGGCGATCTCGTCGGAGAACCGGGTGCACCGCTGGCACAGGATGCAGCGCTCGCGGTCGAGGAGGATCTGGGTCGAGACCGAGATCGGCTTCGGGTAGGTCCGCTTGACGCCGTGGAACCGGCTGACCTCGCGGCCGGCCGTCATCGCCTGGTTCTGCAGCGGGCACTCGCCGCCCTTGTCGCAGATGGGGCAGTCGAGGGGGTGGTTGATGAGGAGGAACTCCATCACCCCCTCCTGCGCCTTGTCCGCGACCTCGCTGGTCATCTGCGTGTTGACGACCATGCCAGGGGAGACCTCGAGCGTGCAGGAGGCCTGCGGCTTCGGCATCGGGCGCAGGGTGCCCTCGCGGTCCGGCATCGCGACCTCGACGAGGCACTGGCGGCAGGCGCCGGCCGGCTTGAGCAGCGGGTGGTCGCAGAAGCGCGGGATGGCGATCCCGAGGTCCTCGGCCGCCCGGATGACGAGCGTGCCCTTGGGCACCTCGGTGGTGAAGCCGTCGATCGTCACCTCGACGAGCGGCACGAGCTGCGTAGCCGGCGTGGGCTGCGTCGTCGTCATGCCGTGACCTCCTTGGGGGTACGGGCGGGGTTCGAGGTCACGCTCTCCAGCGCGCTGGCCTCCGGCGGGAAGAGCTCCCACGCCGGGGTGTGGCAGCCCGCCTCGAACTCGTCGCGGAAGTGCTGCAGACCGCTCGTGACCGGCGTCGTCGCGGCGTCGCCGAGCGCGCAGAAGCTGCGGCCGAAGATGTTGTTCGCGACGTCGTCGAGCGTCTGGATGTCCTCGGGCGTCCCCTGCCCCGCCTCCAGGCGGTGCATGAGCTGCTGCATCCAGTAGGTGCCCTCGCGGCACGGGGTGCACTTGCCGCACGACTCGTGCTTGTAGAAGTCGATCCAGCGCGTCACGGCCCGCACGACCGAGACCGTCTCGTCGAAGATCTGCAGCGCGCGCGTGCCGAGCATCGAGCCGGCGGCGGCCACCGAGTCGAAGTCGAGCGGGACGTCGAGGTGCTCCTGCGTGAGGATCGGCGTGGAGGAGCCGCCCGGGGTCCAGAACTTGAGCCGGTGGCCCCTGCGGATGCCCCCGGCCAGCTCGAGCAGCTCGCGCAGCGTGATGCCCATGGGCGCCTCGTACTGGCCGGGGCGCTCGACGTGGCCGGAGAGGGAGAAGATGCCGTGCCCGGAGCTCTTGGCCGTGCCGAGCCCGGAGAACCACTCGGCGCCACCGAGGACGATGCCCGGCACCGACGCGATCGACTCGACGTTGTTGACCACCGTCGGGCGGGCGTACAGGCCCGCGACGGCGGGGAACGGCGGCTTGAGCCGGGGCTGGCCGCGGCGGCCCTCGAGCGAGTCGAGCAGCGCCGTCTCCTCGCCGCAGATGTAGGCGCCGGCGCCCGCGTGGACCGTGACCCTGAGGTCGCCGAGCAGCCCGGCGTCGCTCGCCTCGCGAACGGCGGCGAGCAGGCGGCGGTAGACCTGGACGACCTCGCCGCGCAGGTAGATGAACGCGTGGTCGCAGCCGATCGCGCGCGAGGTGATCGCCACGCCCTCGACGAGGACGTGGGGGTTGGCCATCATGAGCGGGATGTCCTTGCACGTCCCCGGCTCGGACTCGTCCGCGTTGACGACGAGGTAGCGGGGGCCGCCGTCCGGCGGGGGGAGGAAGCTCCACTTGAGGCCGGTCGGGAAGCCGGCGCCGCCGCGGCCGCGCAGGTTCGACCCCTTCACCAGGTTGACGATGTCACCCGGGGCCATGTCGTTCGCGATCGCGAGCGCGCGGTACCCGCCGTGCTCGCGGTAGGTCTGGAGCGTCCAGGACGCCTCGGCGTCCCAGATGTCCGACAGGACGGGGGTCAGCACGTCGGTCATGACTCGCTCCCAGAGGTCTCACCCTGCTGATCGGGCTCGCCGCGGTTGTCCGCGCCGCTGGCCTCGGCCTCGCCGATCGGCTCGGCGTGCTCGGCGCTCGAGCCCGGCCCGCCGACGCCGGCGTCGTCGGCCGCCTCGGCCGTCGTCGCGTCCGAGGTCGGCTCGCCGGTGGCCGCCCGCGGCTCCGCGGCCGCCTCGGCGCCGGGCGATCCGGCCGGGTAGGCCGGGGCGGCCCAGTGCCGCTCGCGCGAGATCTCGAGGCCGACGAGCGTCGGGGCGCCGCCGGCCGGGCCGTCGTCGACCAGGCCGTCCTCGAACCCGGCCAGGACCCTCGAGACGGACCTGAAGTCCTGCACGACGGGGCCGCG includes:
- the nuoL gene encoding NADH-quinone oxidoreductase subunit L; this encodes MIEYSWLAIAVPLASSGLLLLLGRRSNAWGHLLATVASAASFVVGLLVLLEVMGRPVAERVIDVPLYDWLPAGDLSVEAGLRIDPLSLTFVMLITFVGTLIHVYSIGYMAHDRARRRFFAYLNLFVAAMLVLVMADSYALLFVGWEGVGLASYLLIGFWNFHTPNAVAAKKAFVMNRVGDMGLIVAMGLLFATFGSVSFADVDAGVAALSTVNSPMLIATGLMLLLGACGKSAQVPLQAWLGDAMAGPTPVSALIHAATMVTAGVYLIVRSASIFDAAPTAQLVVVVIGAVTLLFGAGVACAKDDIKKSLAGSTMSQIGYMVLAAGLGPIGYAFAIFHLVTHGFFKAGLFLGAGSVMHGMGDDVDMRRYGALRKFMVVTWLTFGAGWLAIMGVPPFAGFYSKDKIIEAAFVGSGWQPWVLGTVTLVGAGITAFYMSRMFFMTFTGKARWVDNADLLGPDDRRPVRHPHESPAVMTIPMIVLAIGAVTLGFLLSLGDGIVGWLEPVTGHVDHEAHPPVLPVPVIMGVSLALVAVGILLAWRQYGRNPVPITPPTGSVLTRAARQDFYGDAVNEAVFQRPGQDLSRTLVYADTAVVDGAIRGAAEGTVGLGRALRKLQNGMVRSYGLMILGGFVLIAVVLHFVRM
- the nuoK gene encoding NADH-quinone oxidoreductase subunit NuoK, with the protein product MTLMHYLVLSSILFTIGAVTVLTRRNAILAFMGVELMLNSCNLALVTFSRVHGQLTGQVMAFYVMVVAAAEVVVGLAIIVSIYRARRTVSVDEPSLLKG
- a CDS encoding NADH-quinone oxidoreductase subunit J, yielding MDSVVGTGGEVAIFWIIAPLMVIAALALLFARKPVHAAVGLIFVMIGMAFLYTMLEAPFLGVAQVVVYTGAIMILFVFVLMLVGVDAADAAVDTLKAQRWVAYVLGAGLVAVLAGVIVTATLPDAVGLEVANANTNPAGVAHVIFGATVFTLELVGVLLIVAALSAITLTHREALQQARNQKATVRLRQRAYARGEGSQVLTPMPAPGVYAEHNAADVPALDPYGRPIDISVPRVLRIRGQELDPASFDGHVAQIAEGRYLSRPPAPTPEQSAAALAAEADVERAVVTETVEDMLAEERGDLPEPESDHESEPTDDGRSDLEEKGDRS
- the nuoI gene encoding NADH-quinone oxidoreductase subunit NuoI, giving the protein MAEPEQRAGSTGSSTPITDAAVARRGSAIAELFAPVAGFGVTFSNMFRPMVTEQYPFVKHPTQPRYHGRHQLNRYADGLEKCIGCELCAWACPADAIFVEAGENTPDEQFSPGERYGRVYEINYLRCIFCALCIEACPTRALTMTNEYELAGPTREGLIFTKDELLAPLREGMLAAPHPMVEGTTDRDYYAGDVTAPTPSQVAWVERERPEDPSLPAAVKAAGAAPAGSAGASSAKGRD
- the nuoH gene encoding NADH-quinone oxidoreductase subunit NuoH encodes the protein MNAVNHGVVADFSNDTWWIWVIKAVGILVFLLLNVLLAIWAERRVLGRMQVRPGPNTHGPLGLFQSLADAIKLLLKEDMIVKAADKFVYILAPLITVFASLLIFAVIPMGPEVSMFGVLTPLQLTDMPVAVLYILAVASFGVYGIMLGGWASGSTYPLLGSVRGTAQVISYELAMGLSLVSVFVVSGSMSTSAIVEAQTNFWWALALLPAFLVYIVSMVGEVNRLPFDLPEAEGELVAGHMTEYSSMKFAWFFLAEYINMFNVSAIATTLFLGGWRAPWPISAIAGGMFNEGWWPFLWFFLKMWLVMFFFFWVRGTLLRFRYDQFMNIGWKVLIPTALVWLVAVVAVQATRQFAEVQLSTLLWWIAIPLGVALVLLLVWPTRKEPEPVVAATVPREYDPLADGYPVPPLPGQVLPPAPRRRTVSVGLVPGTATAGTGPAADAGATPSSAPSGNEESSHG
- a CDS encoding NADH-quinone oxidoreductase subunit G gives rise to the protein MTTTQPTPATQLVPLVEVTIDGFTTEVPKGTLVIRAAEDLGIAIPRFCDHPLLKPAGACRQCLVEVAMPDREGTLRPMPKPQASCTLEVSPGMVVNTQMTSEVADKAQEGVMEFLLINHPLDCPICDKGGECPLQNQAMTAGREVSRFHGVKRTYPKPISVSTQILLDRERCILCQRCTRFSDEIAGDPFIDLQMRGARQQIGVFDAEVLGFTGSSPVGPAELDESGQPFASYFSGNTIQICPVGALTSASYRFRARPFDLVSAPSIAEHDACGAAIRVDHRRGVVLRRLAGEDMAVNEEWVSDKDRFAFRWQAAPDRLLAPLVRENPDGTGDLVETSWGDALDVAATLLAQRRGRLAALPGGRLTYEDALAWSSFTRGVLGTNDVDFRSRAYGSSEEADFLAARVAASGIGVTYGDLENADVLLVGLEPEDEAATIFLRLRKAVLAGGTRVRTVAPFLSRGSTKMHATLLPAAPGTEPEVLASVTELGGEGRLGVVLVGERLAAVRGGLAAAAELATRTGARLAWVPRRAGDRAAVEAGLLPQLLPGGRPVADQAARAEIAAAWGAPVPETPGRDLVGILAALASGELAGVVIGGVELSDLPDPDAARAALEAVRAAGGIVVSLEVRASEVTELADVVLPVAPPVEKAGTFLTWEGRPRRFDEVFETPARSDAEVIRMLCDELGVTLTATEPQLWRGERVALGAAQPGPVPAPGEGQAVLATWRLLLDAGRGQDFEPHLAGTARRPVAMMSRATADALGVADSPTVRLRGPRGEAEYPLVVAGVVDGVVWVPADPRDFPSTAHLGVRAGEIVEVAK
- the nuoF gene encoding NADH-quinone oxidoreductase subunit NuoF; this encodes MTDVLTPVLSDIWDAEASWTLQTYREHGGYRALAIANDMAPGDIVNLVKGSNLRGRGGAGFPTGLKWSFLPPPDGGPRYLVVNADESEPGTCKDIPLMMANPHVLVEGVAITSRAIGCDHAFIYLRGEVVQVYRRLLAAVREASDAGLLGDLRVTVHAGAGAYICGEETALLDSLEGRRGQPRLKPPFPAVAGLYARPTVVNNVESIASVPGIVLGGAEWFSGLGTAKSSGHGIFSLSGHVERPGQYEAPMGITLRELLELAGGIRRGHRLKFWTPGGSSTPILTQEHLDVPLDFDSVAAAGSMLGTRALQIFDETVSVVRAVTRWIDFYKHESCGKCTPCREGTYWMQQLMHRLEAGQGTPEDIQTLDDVANNIFGRSFCALGDAATTPVTSGLQHFRDEFEAGCHTPAWELFPPEASALESVTSNPARTPKEVTA